The following DNA comes from Ptychodera flava strain L36383 chromosome 23 unlocalized genomic scaffold, AS_Pfla_20210202 Scaffold_24__1_contigs__length_23054250_pilon, whole genome shotgun sequence.
TCAACTGCTAAAAATCGTGTCCAATATGGACCTGAGTTAcaatatatgaataaaacaacTATTGAAACGTATCACAACGTTCTTGTTAGTCATTATGCAACCAAATGCACCTAGTAGTTAAATTAAATTGCTCGAAACTGGCGGGTACTGCAGGAGTACGATGTTAGTcattagagaggtttagttacacgtaattacgtccAATCAGTACGCGTAACGTCACGGTCACGTGCACTGTATAAGCAGACGATGTTTACGTCTGGGGCAGACGTTCTGAACGGCTGGAGGTCATTCTACACGTAACTACTGAAACGGGTAAGTTTTCTTCTTCACGTAATCGATTTCTTTTCGAAATTGGTGCTTTTTTGTGCTGAATTTTCCCTTGTAACATGTTTTAAACTAAAGTATGACTCTATCCTAAATATATTTCAGAAATAATGGAAAATCTGCCAACTACGACCCCGAGTGgcgatgaaaatcaaaatgtgtcTGGATCTGTATCGACCGAAAGCACTGCTGTTGCAGTTATCCAGAAAAAGATCATGCGGTTCACAACGCACCATGACATCCTCCTCCTGCGAGAGGTAGTCGCTAAAAACCCCATAGCAGTTCCTCACAGAGAATCTGGGAAAGCATGGGGGCGAGTGGCAGAAGCCTTGGTTGACATGGACGACTCGTTTCACGTTGATAGTCGCCGGTGTCGAGAACGCACCATGTTACTTTTGGACTACTACAAGAAGAAAGATCTTGGAAGTTTGCGGAGGTGAGCATTCATATTTTACTCCTGTACATTAAATATATTGATCATGTCTTGGATTGTAATGAACTGCTTCAATAACATCTTGATCAAAGTCATTCGCGGCGATGTGGCAAGGGATTGTTCTGTAACACGGTACATGATATGCACTGAGATGTTGCGCAAGTTTATTCATAGGCATGTTACCActttcaatcaatcaaaacatttcCATTCTTctttaaaacattaaaaagaaTTCTCTTCCAAGTTTGATTATCATACTTCTGTTTTACCTTCTGACATAactgagaagaagattttactGTAAATACACTACATGACAGTGATTGTAACTTCCAAAAATGTGATGGACAAATTTTGCCCAGTGAGAACTGAGTAAATCTTTCAATTATCCATGTTACCACTCTTGAGTACATGAACATTACTGTTAATTTTGATCCTGGCAATTCTACCCTTTGTCCATGTTGTTTCCTGTTTCTTAATCAGAAAAAGAGTACAGAATTACTTACCATTTCGTGCATATTATTTGGCCAttttatgaatgaataaatcatgaataaaaataagcAAATGAATAAATAGCTTGGTAAATAAATCAATAGTATGGATCCTAAATTCTTCCATAACATGAATCACGGTcgcttttgtggagggaccgtgcatgAATGTATTTGCCAGTTAGGCTTTTGTGATTGAAAACCTCTAATTTTAGTAATTATCATATTAACATTGGCAGATCTGGAACAGAAGAAGAATACAAAGAAAAGGAACAGCTTTTACAAGAAATCAAAGAACTGGAACAAGACAAAGGTGTTTTACAGGTATTGcaaaacactaaaacaactgaaagtgaCAGAGAGAAGGCAAGCGAAATCAGGAGGAGGGCCATGGAGACACTGAGACAAGGTGGTAAGTTGCTCTAATGTTCTTGTTCAGATGCATAATCATTTTAGTTCAGACTCTAGCAGTGTCAGAGTTTTGTTTAGCCTGGTTGATCGTAGTACTTTCATTAGTGGAGCCTCCAATCAGTCAGGAACCATGCATCAAACATTGACGGGTCAACGACATAATTATTTGACAAGCACATTGTCCAGCGGCGTTTTAGTTTAAGTACTCCATGGCCGGTTattaaaaaacatgtttttaaatgaacaaaaatactggatAATAAAGGGTGGAATTTCTTTTTGTCATAATTCTTTTAATGCTTTCTTCAAATAAATATAAGTATGTTACTTTACAACTTTTTAAGAATACATGTACTATTGATTGTTCATATTAGAATGTAGATTGGAACAAATGCATATAGCATACACGTACACTAACACCGACTCCTTGACATGACTGGAATTACAAACAACTATGTTTCTGTGAATGTAGGTGCAGCCATATGCACAGTTACATGCATATTTGTTCTAAGTAATACATTAGTTTCTATATGCCAGGGTACCTTACAGCTGTGTGTAGACTTCTATTTTTGTTCTGATTCAATTCTTTGCTGTATTTTGAGATAATTAGGCTGAACACATTATCCACATATGAGATTCAGTGACATAACTGTAACAGAATCTTAGATAATGTTGCCTATCATTCTAATGCAAATCTTATATCATGTTAATTTAGGAACTGAAAATGACAACAGCAACAACGACAATGATGATGACGAGGTGCCATCCAGGAAAGCTAAGCGCTCTAGACTCTCCTCTGCTGCAGCATCACAAAATGTTCTTTTGTACATGAAAGAGAAACATGAAAGTGATTCTGAGCTGAGGAGACAAGAGATTTCATTGAAGAAAGAAGAACTAACATTGGAAAGGCAGCGCATTGAGTTAGACAGACAAAGATTGGAAATGGAGAAGAAGGAGCGTGAGGAACGGTTTCGTCTTGAAAGTCAGGAAAGGAATGTGATACTTGACCTGTTAAAAAAAAAGTTATCGTGAAAAGTTTTTTAGCATTTACCAGTTATTTATTACTATTCAAGAGTTAATATATGTAAGCAATAAAACACACCCAATGACGGTATaccacaaaattttgaccagttcacaatatatatgcatgagcaatagcgagtgcatatatgaagtgaactggtcaaaactgagTGGTGTATCGTGGCTTGGTGTGCTTTGTTATGATAACAGTATATTGTAATTCTggtatgaaatataaaaaaagaatttttgctcttgacgAGAGCTTGCACTTGTACCAGCAATGGTATATTGTGAACCAACCTTGGTTCTTTTTTTGTCTTGACTAATCTGATTGGTATATGTAatgaatattatattataccattgtattgatggtgcaaatacagtgatctgattggttgagacgcaAAAAGAACAGTGGTATAGTCATGATATATCACGGCTGGTTCAAACAAGAGCTCTCGGCATGAGTATAATCCTTTATTTTTGacattccatgccagaattttaatatattgTCATGATATcatagcaataaagcacacccagcgacggtatatcactcggttttgaccattcaCTGCATATTtgcactcgctattgctcgacgtacatatatgtcgtgaacttgtcaaaatctcatggCGTACCATCACTGATAGTGCTTTATTACTTAATTATACTCTGCTTTATAAAAagttattgtatttttaaaagtagttcggttgtttttgaatatttatataatatttacgagtttatatattattatgaatttatcaattatatttttatttttcccatgattATTTAAAGATTACGTGAGTAATAAGATTTCAGACAAGTCATGTTGTAGTTTGTGCTAATATTTTCACCTCAGATTTTGTGCAGCGGTACTTTGGTAAAGCAGTTTCTCTCTTTTCGCCTACCTTAATTGAATCTgctgtgattttcaaaatttcgtgCTATCCACAAATCATACTCTTCACCTTTCACCTCTGTGATATGTTT
Coding sequences within:
- the LOC139124743 gene encoding uncharacterized protein — encoded protein: MENLPTTTPSGDENQNVSGSVSTESTAVAVIQKKIMRFTTHHDILLLREVVAKNPIAVPHRESGKAWGRVAEALVDMDDSFHVDSRRCRERTMLLLDYYKKKDLGSLRRSGTEEEYKEKEQLLQEIKELEQDKGVLQVLQNTKTTESDREKASEIRRRAMETLRQGGTENDNSNNDNDDDEVPSRKAKRSRLSSAAASQNVLLYMKEKHESDSELRRQEISLKKEELTLERQRIELDRQRLEMEKKEREERFRLESQERNVILDLLKKKLS